The sequence TGAAATCTATACTACTTTAGACCAAGAAGCTCAGTCTTATGTTGAGAAGCTCTTAAGCAATGAAAGCCCAATAGAATATCCGGATAACGAATTCCAGGCAGGAATCGTTTTGCTAGATACTAAATCTGGTGCTATAAGAGCGATAGGCGGTGGTAGAAATAAAGGGGATGTCAATACTTCTTGGAACTATGCAATTAATGGAGAGGGGCGTCAACCTGGTTCTACTTTTAAACCTATCATTGATTATGGACCTGCTATTGAACATTTAAAATGGTCAACCTATCATCAGTTAGAAGATGAGCCTTATCATTGGTCTGACGCCGAAGGCAAACTTATTAGAAACTGGGATGATAATTACGAAGGACAAATGTCTATTCGAACAGCCATTGCACGTTCTCGAAATATACCAGCCGTAAAAACTTTTCAAGAAGTTGGTTCTGACAATGCCCGTGCTTTTGCGGAAGGCCTTGGTATTGGATTTGACAGTGGACAGATCTATGAATCGGATTCTATTGGAGGAGGAACTTTAGTTACCCCTCTTGAATTGGCTGGAGCTTATAGTGCCTTTGGAAACAATGGAATTTATCAAGAGCCCTATGCGGTAACTGAAGTAAAACTTATAAATGGGAAAACAATAGAGCTAGAATCAGAAGCATATACTGCTATGTCAGATTACACCGCCTATATGATTACTGATATGCTTAAAAGTGTTATGACAATGCCACGAGCGACCGGAACAGCATATAATATTCCCGGTCTACCGTTAGCTGGAAAAACAGGTACTACCAATGATGGTGCAGACTCATGGATGGCAGGATACACAACAAATTATACATTGGCCGTTTGGACTGGTTATCCAAGCTCTTCTCAAACGATAGAAAACGGGAGAAATATATCGAGAATTCTTTTTAAAGACATTATAGCCAAGGTATCAGAAGGTATGGAAACAAAGGATTTTGTAAAACCAAATAGTGTGAAGGAAGTTGCCATAGAAAGAGGAACTTGGCCCCCATTACTACCGAGTGATTTCACCCCACAGAACGAGATTATTTACGAGTTGTTTGTAAGTGGCCAAGAACCAAAGGAAAAATCACAAAAGTTTGATCAATTAGATCCAATTCAAGGATTAACTGCTACCTATGATGAAGAAAAGAAATCTATTCTTCTCGAATGGGAATATGAATCAGAGGTTACCTTCCCTATTGAGTTTTTAATCCGCGGAGGAAGAAAAGATCAAGAAATGAAAGACATAGGAAAAGTTGAACAACTTGGAGCTGAAGTCAAAGATGTGAAACCAGGTGAAACCTATATTTTAGAAGTAACTGTCATGAATAAGGATGATAATATTATGACATCCCAACCTGTTTCTACCGAAATTACTATCCCAGAGAAAGACATTATCGATGATCTTTTAGGTGATGGAGATAACGATGATGGCAATAGTGGGAATAATAACGATGGTGGCACCACCAATGATGGTACTGGAAATGATGGTACTGGTGACGGTGGTACTAACAATGACGATACTGGAAATGGTGGTACTGATGACGGTGGCACCAACAATGACGGTACTGGAAATGGTGGTGCCGAGAATGGTGAGACAGGAAATGGCGAAGGAGGATCCTCTGATAATGATGGGGATAGGAGAGGAAGATTGGGAGACTTTTTCCGATAAGTGAAAGTAGTGTAAAAAAAGCGAAGGCTCGGTTCTATCTACCTTCGCTTTTTTGCTTGAGTTTTTGAATGGATAATAATTTCTCTACTTCTGAAAATAAGGCATCCAATTGGATATATGAATGATAATGGTTCGGTCTAGCCTCTATAAAGGAGAGTCTTCCTTCGATATTTGGAGGGAGCTTCAAATAGGAACTATTGGTCTCTTCCAGCCATAACAAAGCTCTCTTAAAACTGTCAATGTGAATTTGCATCAGATTCCCCGCTTCAACATTCTCTCTTAATTGAAACTTTTCCCGAATAGATTCCCTTTCTTCATTCCATTTATCTATAGCCATATCGCTTGAATTGGTCATTTTTCTATCTTCCCCACTACTTTTTTCATTCTTTTTTGTCCCTCCCTACAATAATCTAGAACAGGACAAATCTCACATTGGGGTCTTTGAGCTTTACAATGATAACGTCCAAAGAAAATTAATCGATGATGAGTGTCGCTCCACTCTTCTCTTGGAACTTTTTTCATCAATGCTTTTTCAACTTCTAAAGGACTATCCTTCCACCTGGCAATCCCTAATCGTTTGGATACCCTTTCGACATGAGTGTCTACTGCAATTGCCGGTTCTCCGAAAGCAACAGACATAACCACATTTGCTGTTTTTCTTCCAACCCCTGGCAATTCTACTAATTGACTATGAGTCTGGGGAACCTTCCCATTGTATTGCTCAATTAGAATTTCAGAAAGCTTACGAATATTTTTAGCTTTATTCCGATAGAGTCCAATGGATTTTATGTCCTGTTGAAGTTCTTCTAGATCAACTGCAATATAATCCTCTGGTACCTTATATTTTTGGAAAAGGTCCTTGGTCACTTTATTCACAAGTGCGTCAGTACATTGTGCTGACAATACTACAGCTATTAGTAATTCAAAAGCATTCTCATGACGGAGCTCACACTCTGCATTTGGAAACATATGGGCAATTTTGTCTAATACTTCTAATGTTTGTTGTTTTGTTAACATTTTTTCTACTCCCCATCTTTTTCCAACCAATTGTAGTAAAAGGATACATCGCGTTTAACTGGTTCATCAGACGTAATAGTTTTTTGATTACTCTTTTGATGAAAAGCATGGCTTTGTTGTCTTGCATCCTTAACCGTTCGAATTCCTTTTCTTTTCCACTCAAAAAGGATTCGATCAATATATTTTAAATTCATCTTACCTAACAACACCGCTTCTCTTAGTGCGGCTTTGATTAAGACTGGTTCATACTCTTCCTGATCAAGCCACACATTGATCATCTCAATCTCAAAAGGGGAAAGTGTGCGGCCAAACTCCTGTTCAAACAATATAAAAAGGTTGTGCTCTCCTTCGTCTTGTTTTGGTTGAATTTTATCTTCTTCTTTTTGACCATACAATTTTTCCCATAGGGGTAGTAGGGAATACTTCTCTTCTATTTGTTTTTCATTTCGGTCTTGAATAATTTTCAAATATCCCTTTTGGATTAAATTGCGTAAAAGCTGTGAAGCTTCTTGATCTCCAATATTTAAACAACCTGCTAATTCACTAGGCGTCGGAAACATATTTCCTTCTGTTTGAAAACGATGAAGCTGTAAAAAAAGAATTAGCTCTGTTTCGTTTAATCCAAGGGAGGTATATGATAAAAGTAATTTTTTAGGAAGTGTCATTTGGTCTTGTACCATTTTTTCTAATTCGTTCATATTTTTCATATTCCTCACCTCATTTTTTGAGTAGCATTACTATATTATATCACGAAAAATTTCTGTAGAAAGAGAAAAACTCCCTCTTTAAGGGAGCTTTACTTAAGGATATAGTCGATTAAGCAATCTTGGGAAAGGTATAGTTTCTCGAACATGCTCTACTCCTGAAATCCATGCTACAGTTCGTTCTAATCCTAAACCAAACCCTGAGTGTGGTACACTGCCATATTGTCTTAACTCCAGATACCACTTATAGGCGGGACCTGTAAGATCATGTTCTTCATAACGATTTTGCATTAGCTCTAAGTCGTCAATTCGTTGAGAGCCACCAATAATTTCTCCATATCCTTCTGGAGCAATTAAGTCAGCACATAACACGACGTCCTCACGATTAGGATCAGGCTTCATATAAAAGGCTTTAATTTTTGCAGGGTAATGTGTTATAAATACAGGCTTATCAAAGCTTTCTGCTATGGCCGTTTCATGAGGAGCACCAAAATCTTCCCCCCATTCAATATCTTCAAAACCCTTTTCTTTAAGAAGTTCAATAGCTTCATCATAAGTAATTCGGGGAAAAGGAGCTAGTACATTTTCTAACTTAGTTACATCCCTATCTAAGGTTTTTAATTCAATCGAACAGTTTTTAAGAACAGACTGAACAATATGACTGACATAGTTCTCCTGTACCTTCAGGCTATCCTCATGGTCCATAAAGGCCATTTCAGGCTCAA is a genomic window of Bacillaceae bacterium S4-13-56 containing:
- a CDS encoding PBP1A family penicillin-binding protein — protein: MANEGQSRTARRQQKKSLKKGKFNWKRLAIILLIIGLTLFIGVASVFSYYIATAPELDVSKLSDPLSTKVYDKDGELIADLGVQKRTKIDYDDIPKVLEDAVIATEDARFFEHFGIDLRRIGAAVWANITQGFGAQGASTITQQVVKTEYLTFDKKIKRKVQEQWLAIKLEQDYSKEQILTMYLNKINYGGSIYGVSKAAEVYFNKSLDELTLSEAALLAGLPQSPNRYNPFQNPELAEKRRNTVLNLMVHHNKISQEEADEAKSVPVSSLIVGEYDQDIPYDAFIEQVLNEVDEKIEDIDVYNDGLEIYTTLDQEAQSYVEKLLSNESPIEYPDNEFQAGIVLLDTKSGAIRAIGGGRNKGDVNTSWNYAINGEGRQPGSTFKPIIDYGPAIEHLKWSTYHQLEDEPYHWSDAEGKLIRNWDDNYEGQMSIRTAIARSRNIPAVKTFQEVGSDNARAFAEGLGIGFDSGQIYESDSIGGGTLVTPLELAGAYSAFGNNGIYQEPYAVTEVKLINGKTIELESEAYTAMSDYTAYMITDMLKSVMTMPRATGTAYNIPGLPLAGKTGTTNDGADSWMAGYTTNYTLAVWTGYPSSSQTIENGRNISRILFKDIIAKVSEGMETKDFVKPNSVKEVAIERGTWPPLLPSDFTPQNEIIYELFVSGQEPKEKSQKFDQLDPIQGLTATYDEEKKSILLEWEYESEVTFPIEFLIRGGRKDQEMKDIGKVEQLGAEVKDVKPGETYILEVTVMNKDDNIMTSQPVSTEITIPEKDIIDDLLGDGDNDDGNSGNNNDGGTTNDGTGNDGTGDGGTNNDDTGNGGTDDGGTNNDGTGNGGAENGETGNGEGGSSDNDGDRRGRLGDFFR
- the nth gene encoding endonuclease III; amino-acid sequence: MLTKQQTLEVLDKIAHMFPNAECELRHENAFELLIAVVLSAQCTDALVNKVTKDLFQKYKVPEDYIAVDLEELQQDIKSIGLYRNKAKNIRKLSEILIEQYNGKVPQTHSQLVELPGVGRKTANVVMSVAFGEPAIAVDTHVERVSKRLGIARWKDSPLEVEKALMKKVPREEWSDTHHRLIFFGRYHCKAQRPQCEICPVLDYCREGQKRMKKVVGKIEK
- a CDS encoding DnaD domain-containing protein; translated protein: MKNMNELEKMVQDQMTLPKKLLLSYTSLGLNETELILFLQLHRFQTEGNMFPTPSELAGCLNIGDQEASQLLRNLIQKGYLKIIQDRNEKQIEEKYSLLPLWEKLYGQKEEDKIQPKQDEGEHNLFILFEQEFGRTLSPFEIEMINVWLDQEEYEPVLIKAALREAVLLGKMNLKYIDRILFEWKRKGIRTVKDARQQSHAFHQKSNQKTITSDEPVKRDVSFYYNWLEKDGE